The following are encoded in a window of Sporosarcina luteola genomic DNA:
- a CDS encoding YfcC family protein, with protein MTKEKGNKKKFQLPHIYVILFTFSALAAISTYFIPAGQFDRVPGPDGRTSIDPNSFTEVDAAPIGIADFLTVIPRGLIDAGEIVFFTFIIGGMFAVLKTTGIIEVVVDRMANRFAKNSILLIPILTTVFAIGATLIGTPELSLVYIPVIMPLIIALGYDSIVAASIALVGTVVGFTTGVLNPINVGLSQKIVGIPVFSGLPLRLALFIVCVSVGVFFIMRYAKKVQQNPLHSYVYEDDQEKRQLYKQRDKIEAKSMNKRQQYASVAALLFLGFLVYGVLQHGWFMVEMAGLFIFMGIVVGLIAGLNATQISNAFTEGFRDVLMGAIIIGLARSVAVVLEDGQIMDTIVYSLGSMVGEMPSVLGAVGMYLVQLAINFIIPSGSGQALVTMPIMGPLSDLLGVTRQTAVLAFQFGDGFAHILFPTSGYFMAALVIAGVSWQKWIRFYMPLFLVFSAIGIVTLVVAQLIQYTG; from the coding sequence ATGACAAAGGAAAAGGGCAATAAAAAGAAGTTTCAACTTCCTCATATTTATGTCATTCTTTTTACATTCAGTGCGCTTGCAGCAATTTCGACGTACTTTATTCCTGCAGGTCAGTTTGACCGTGTGCCAGGTCCTGACGGAAGAACATCGATTGACCCGAACTCATTTACAGAAGTCGACGCTGCACCAATTGGCATAGCTGATTTCCTTACTGTTATTCCGCGGGGACTGATTGATGCGGGTGAAATTGTCTTTTTCACGTTTATTATCGGTGGTATGTTCGCGGTGCTGAAGACGACCGGAATCATTGAAGTGGTCGTGGACAGGATGGCAAACCGTTTTGCGAAAAACAGTATTTTGCTCATACCGATTTTAACAACAGTGTTTGCGATTGGGGCAACATTAATTGGAACCCCTGAGCTATCGCTCGTTTATATCCCTGTGATCATGCCGTTAATCATTGCTTTGGGGTATGATTCCATAGTGGCCGCATCGATTGCTCTTGTCGGTACGGTCGTCGGGTTTACTACTGGGGTTTTAAATCCGATTAACGTAGGATTATCGCAAAAGATTGTCGGTATCCCGGTGTTTTCAGGATTGCCGCTTCGTTTAGCTCTATTTATTGTTTGTGTATCGGTGGGAGTCTTCTTCATCATGCGCTATGCAAAAAAGGTTCAGCAGAATCCTTTACACAGTTATGTGTATGAAGATGACCAAGAAAAAAGGCAACTTTACAAGCAGAGAGATAAAATTGAAGCGAAAAGCATGAACAAAAGACAGCAATATGCTTCAGTTGCTGCACTCCTCTTCCTTGGCTTCTTAGTGTATGGTGTGCTTCAGCACGGTTGGTTCATGGTTGAGATGGCAGGATTATTCATCTTTATGGGGATTGTTGTTGGCCTGATTGCCGGACTGAACGCTACCCAGATTTCAAACGCTTTCACGGAAGGATTCCGAGATGTGCTTATGGGAGCCATTATTATTGGGCTTGCCCGATCTGTCGCTGTTGTGCTTGAAGACGGACAAATTATGGATACGATCGTTTACAGCCTCGGTTCAATGGTCGGTGAGATGCCATCTGTTCTCGGTGCAGTAGGGATGTATCTGGTCCAGTTGGCCATTAACTTTATTATCCCGTCCGGAAGTGGACAGGCCTTAGTCACGATGCCGATCATGGGGCCACTTTCAGACCTGCTCGGCGTAACAAGACAGACAGCTGTACTTGCGTTCCAGTTCGGAGACGGCTTTGCCCATATTCTATTTCCTACATCTGGTTACTTTATGGCTGCACTCGTTATTGCCGGTGTATCTTGGCAAAAATGGATTCGTTTCTATATGCCGCTATTCCTTGTGTTCTCAGCAATTGGGATTGTCACATTAGTGGTCGCTCAACTGATTCAATACACAGGCTGA
- a CDS encoding transglutaminase domain-containing protein has product MEAHNNSKNGKFAYDVPLFYGKGVHQLKVYVPDEERNNYFQEGTILYIDNESDLVTEPIKYMTTYEERGVNLTYPTAGGEETNLTYRIKGSIDKDAPFAKETTHLYITTKKDGDEALSVIPVDNYKFDDEFYLRFGPGTYDVTVSVPKIKEKNSAKFYYYDVAKFTVKSTATEDQRDVLPSRGVQSDAPEIIAIVKELITEDMSDREKAKAIYEFTAKSIAYDVQKQKNSEFEWDDSALKVLQLEKGICQDYTYLALALLRASGMEARYIAGTAGSGFNFSRHAWVEVKVDGEWLTMDPTWGAGHIANGEFVAKYTEDYFEPNDEAFKTHSRHGVQY; this is encoded by the coding sequence GTGGAAGCACATAATAACAGTAAGAACGGCAAATTCGCGTATGATGTCCCTTTATTTTACGGAAAAGGTGTCCATCAATTAAAAGTCTACGTTCCTGACGAGGAGAGAAACAATTATTTTCAAGAGGGAACGATTCTTTATATCGATAATGAATCCGACCTTGTCACTGAACCGATCAAGTACATGACGACATATGAGGAACGAGGCGTCAATCTCACCTATCCGACAGCCGGCGGCGAAGAAACCAATTTAACGTATCGCATAAAAGGCAGTATCGACAAAGATGCCCCATTTGCAAAAGAGACGACACACCTTTATATTACGACGAAAAAAGATGGCGACGAGGCGCTGTCCGTTATTCCCGTCGATAATTACAAATTCGACGATGAATTCTATTTGCGCTTTGGACCTGGAACCTATGACGTTACCGTTAGTGTTCCGAAAATAAAAGAGAAAAACAGTGCTAAGTTTTATTATTATGATGTAGCCAAGTTCACAGTAAAAAGTACAGCAACGGAGGACCAACGTGATGTGCTGCCATCACGTGGAGTTCAATCCGATGCCCCTGAAATTATCGCGATTGTGAAAGAGCTCATAACTGAAGATATGTCAGATCGCGAGAAAGCTAAAGCCATCTATGAATTTACGGCTAAGTCAATTGCCTATGATGTACAAAAACAGAAAAACAGCGAGTTTGAATGGGATGATAGTGCGTTAAAAGTGTTACAGCTTGAAAAAGGGATTTGCCAGGACTATACGTATCTCGCCCTCGCCTTGCTCCGCGCGTCAGGCATGGAAGCAAGATATATAGCAGGAACGGCCGGGTCCGGCTTCAATTTCTCCCGACACGCATGGGTGGAAGTTAAAGTGGATGGCGAATGGCTCACAATGGACCCGACATGGGGTGCGGGCCACATCGCCAATGGTGAATTCGTAGCGAAATACACAGAAGATTACTTCGAGCCAAATGATGAAGCATTCAAGACGCATTCCCGGCATGGTGTGCAATATTGA
- a CDS encoding helix-turn-helix transcriptional regulator, translating into MLNNKVRELRARHEYTQSDLAKMVGVTRQTIGFIEKGEFSPSVTLALKIAQAFQCDMNEVFWLEGEE; encoded by the coding sequence ATGCTGAATAACAAGGTTCGAGAGTTGCGTGCCCGTCATGAGTATACGCAAAGCGATCTCGCCAAAATGGTTGGTGTCACGCGGCAAACGATCGGCTTTATTGAAAAAGGAGAGTTTTCTCCTTCGGTCACGTTGGCCCTGAAAATTGCGCAAGCATTCCAATGTGATATGAACGAAGTATTTTGGTTGGAAGGGGAGGAATGA
- a CDS encoding DUF2277 domain-containing protein, with amino-acid sequence MCRNIKTLFNFSPPATTDEIYSASLQYVRKVSGYSKPSKANEDAINLAVEEVVIATQKLLNSLVTNAEPRNREIEAERARARNAKRFGLENQE; translated from the coding sequence ATGTGCCGAAACATTAAAACGCTGTTTAATTTTAGCCCTCCGGCTACTACGGATGAAATTTATTCCGCTTCGCTCCAGTATGTGCGGAAGGTTTCTGGTTACAGCAAGCCATCGAAGGCAAACGAGGATGCTATTAATCTTGCTGTTGAGGAAGTCGTTATCGCTACACAAAAATTACTAAACTCATTGGTCACGAATGCTGAACCTCGTAATCGAGAAATTGAAGCCGAACGGGCTCGAGCTCGTAATGCAAAAAGATTTGGATTGGAGAATCAGGAGTAA
- a CDS encoding mechanosensitive ion channel family protein: MNFIRNRLLGYGVDDTLVDPLSFVILVTVITLLCIIANFITKHMIIRFIAHIVKKHKIQWGNILLERKVLRRLSHFVPALIIYYFAATFPTYQKVIETLALTYIMIVAFSVINRLLSVFNDIYQTYEIAKTKPIKGYVQVAKIIVVIVGAILVIANLMGESPIILLSGIGALSAVFMLVFKDSLLGLVAGIQLSATEMVRMGDWIEVPNYGANGDIIDISLNTVAVRNFDQTVTMIPSYALISDHFINWRGMQESGGRRIKRALYIDMSSIQFCTEEMIEHYKQINFLSEYIVERKREIEEYNVTNKIDRNNLVNGRAMTNIGVFRAYISEYLRRHPGIHQEKTLMVRQLAPGENGLPIEIYAFANSVQWTVYETVQADIFDHLFAVAGEFGLHVFQNPTGSDLKALSHEVKGE, from the coding sequence ATGAACTTTATTCGTAATCGTCTATTAGGTTACGGAGTGGATGATACCTTGGTTGACCCGCTGTCCTTTGTCATCCTGGTTACTGTCATCACACTCCTTTGCATCATCGCGAATTTTATTACAAAACATATGATTATCCGATTCATCGCTCATATTGTGAAAAAGCATAAAATCCAGTGGGGCAATATTCTGTTGGAACGAAAAGTGCTTCGCAGATTATCCCATTTTGTGCCTGCACTCATCATTTATTACTTCGCTGCAACTTTTCCGACGTATCAGAAGGTGATTGAAACGTTGGCGCTGACGTATATTATGATTGTGGCATTTAGTGTTATCAATCGACTCTTAAGCGTGTTCAATGATATTTATCAGACGTATGAAATTGCAAAGACGAAGCCGATTAAAGGATATGTGCAAGTTGCTAAAATTATTGTTGTAATTGTTGGTGCCATTTTGGTGATTGCCAATCTGATGGGGGAAAGTCCGATTATCCTGTTGAGTGGGATTGGTGCTCTATCGGCAGTATTTATGTTGGTATTCAAGGATTCCTTGTTAGGATTAGTGGCTGGGATCCAGTTGTCGGCCACCGAAATGGTTCGAATGGGTGATTGGATTGAAGTGCCGAATTATGGTGCGAACGGGGATATCATTGATATTTCCTTGAATACGGTGGCGGTGCGGAACTTCGACCAAACAGTGACGATGATCCCGAGCTATGCGCTCATTTCGGATCACTTCATCAACTGGCGCGGAATGCAGGAATCCGGCGGCAGGCGCATCAAGCGTGCATTGTATATCGATATGTCAAGTATCCAGTTTTGCACGGAGGAAATGATTGAGCATTATAAACAGATTAACTTTCTGTCGGAGTATATCGTTGAACGGAAACGAGAGATTGAGGAGTATAACGTTACGAATAAAATCGACAGGAATAATCTTGTGAATGGGAGAGCGATGACGAATATCGGGGTCTTCCGGGCATACATCAGCGAATATCTTCGACGCCATCCAGGCATCCATCAGGAAAAGACATTGATGGTCCGGCAATTGGCACCTGGAGAGAATGGGTTGCCGATTGAAATTTACGCCTTTGCGAATAGTGTTCAATGGACCGTCTATGAAACTGTGCAAGCTGATATTTTCGATCATCTCTTTGCTGTTGCAGGGGAGTTTGGACTCCACGTGTTTCAAAATCCGACGGGCAGTGACCTGAAAGCGTTGAGCCATGAAGTAAAAGGCGAGTGA
- the tenA gene encoding thiaminase II, producing MTFCEEVRKECDDVWEASFHHPFIAALAEGTLPKDVFKQYVLQDSYYLKHFAKVHAMAAVQATDLLTVQRFAQHADGTCGAEISLHEGFFGLLGVTDEDIEKFEPAPTAYAYTSHLYRAALEGDLATTLSALLPCYWLYYEIGERLKDAKPDHPIYDKWIATYSSEWFEQATREQIDRLNKLTEDLSVKRREQLKAHFIKSIHYELQFWEMAWTKQSWSLETNEVHA from the coding sequence ATGACGTTTTGTGAAGAGGTACGGAAGGAATGTGACGATGTTTGGGAGGCAAGCTTCCATCATCCGTTCATCGCAGCGCTTGCTGAAGGAACTTTGCCAAAGGATGTTTTCAAACAGTATGTCCTGCAAGACTCGTACTATCTGAAGCACTTTGCAAAAGTGCATGCAATGGCAGCTGTGCAGGCAACGGATTTATTGACGGTGCAGCGGTTTGCACAACATGCGGATGGAACATGCGGGGCGGAGATTTCATTGCATGAAGGCTTCTTTGGATTGTTGGGAGTTACGGATGAGGACATTGAAAAATTTGAGCCGGCGCCGACAGCGTATGCGTACACATCGCATTTATACCGGGCAGCGTTGGAAGGTGACTTGGCCACGACGTTGTCCGCATTGCTTCCATGTTATTGGTTGTATTACGAAATCGGCGAGCGGCTGAAGGACGCGAAACCGGACCACCCGATTTACGACAAATGGATTGCCACGTACAGTTCTGAATGGTTCGAGCAGGCAACCCGTGAACAGATCGACCGTTTGAATAAATTGACGGAAGATCTTTCGGTTAAAAGACGCGAACAATTAAAAGCTCATTTCATTAAAAGCATCCATTATGAATTGCAGTTTTGGGAAATGGCTTGGACAAAGCAATCTTGGTCTCTTGAAACAAACGAGGTGCATGCATAA
- the thiM gene encoding hydroxyethylthiazole kinase, translated as MTQSSLLQELRMQNPLVHCITNIVVANFQANGLLALGASPIMADAIEEAAEVAAVSSCTLLNIGALDPLAVQSMIAAGKVSSIKGRPLVLDPVGAGATTFRKQTVATLLKELDITLIRGNAGEIASIAGVEWEAKGVDAGAGSANIEEAAKDVARRHRCLVAVTGETDIVTDGEKIIRITGGNLLMSKITGMGCLLSAVSAAFLSVGTRSPIDAVAYSLAFYKRAGELAAELASGPGDFAVYFLNALHQMDDEAIDVDQFIVKEGVSK; from the coding sequence ATGACTCAATCTTCATTGCTGCAAGAACTGCGTATGCAAAACCCGTTAGTCCATTGCATCACGAATATTGTCGTCGCAAACTTTCAAGCGAACGGCCTGCTGGCATTGGGAGCTTCTCCGATCATGGCGGATGCGATCGAGGAGGCCGCGGAAGTAGCCGCCGTATCCTCCTGTACATTGCTCAACATCGGGGCGCTGGATCCTTTGGCTGTTCAATCAATGATTGCCGCAGGAAAAGTTTCTTCTATTAAAGGGCGGCCACTCGTATTGGATCCGGTCGGAGCTGGGGCGACCACTTTCCGAAAACAGACGGTCGCTACACTTCTGAAGGAATTGGATATTACGCTTATACGCGGAAATGCCGGTGAGATTGCGTCGATTGCGGGCGTTGAATGGGAAGCGAAAGGGGTCGATGCAGGGGCTGGCTCGGCAAATATTGAGGAGGCGGCGAAAGATGTCGCTCGCCGCCACCGTTGCCTCGTCGCTGTTACCGGCGAGACCGACATCGTAACAGATGGTGAAAAAATCATCAGAATCACAGGAGGGAATCTGCTCATGAGTAAAATTACGGGCATGGGCTGTCTGTTAAGCGCGGTTTCCGCCGCTTTCCTGTCCGTCGGTACGCGTTCCCCGATTGACGCAGTTGCTTACAGTCTCGCCTTTTACAAACGAGCGGGTGAATTGGCGGCTGAACTAGCTTCCGGTCCAGGGGATTTTGCGGTTTATTTCCTAAATGCCTTACATCAAATGGACGATGAAGCAATCGATGTCGACCAATTCATTGTTAAAGAGGGGGTTTCCAAATGA
- the thiD gene encoding bifunctional hydroxymethylpyrimidine kinase/phosphomethylpyrimidine kinase, translating into MTFVALTIAGSDSGGGAGIQADLKTFQELGTFGTSALTAVTAQNTLGVHAVQPIEADIVIAQIEAVMNDFTVGAAKTGMLFSAEIIEAVADTLSRYERIPLVVDPVMIAKGGASLLQETAIVALKKRLIPSATLLTPNIPEAEVLTGMTIVSMHDMENAANQLLRMGAGAVLLKGGHRMDTRDAEDLFMSADGECFLMRSKRIKTKDTHGTGCTFAAAVTAELAKGAPMRDAVVTAKHFIHAAIEDGLYLGNGHGPTNHAAFRNRGIVERKDVELIGKR; encoded by the coding sequence ATGACTTTTGTTGCGCTCACGATTGCAGGTTCGGACAGTGGCGGCGGGGCAGGCATCCAGGCCGATCTGAAAACATTCCAGGAGCTCGGCACGTTCGGAACATCAGCATTGACGGCAGTTACTGCTCAGAATACGCTTGGCGTTCATGCGGTTCAACCGATTGAGGCGGACATCGTCATTGCCCAGATTGAGGCTGTGATGAATGATTTCACGGTTGGCGCTGCGAAAACGGGAATGCTGTTTTCAGCGGAAATTATCGAGGCGGTCGCGGATACATTAAGCCGATATGAGAGGATACCTTTAGTGGTCGATCCCGTCATGATTGCGAAAGGCGGCGCTTCTCTTCTTCAAGAGACAGCGATTGTGGCTTTGAAGAAGCGACTCATTCCGTCGGCGACCCTTCTGACGCCCAATATACCTGAAGCGGAAGTGCTGACGGGAATGACGATTGTGTCAATGCACGATATGGAGAATGCCGCAAATCAATTGCTTCGGATGGGGGCCGGGGCCGTTCTGCTGAAAGGGGGGCATCGGATGGATACCCGTGACGCGGAGGATTTATTCATGTCGGCGGATGGCGAGTGCTTTCTAATGAGAAGCAAGCGGATCAAAACGAAAGACACGCATGGCACGGGCTGTACGTTCGCCGCTGCTGTTACAGCAGAGCTTGCGAAAGGTGCACCGATGCGTGACGCAGTCGTTACCGCAAAACACTTTATCCATGCGGCGATTGAAGATGGGCTTTACCTTGGCAATGGACACGGGCCGACAAACCATGCGGCATTTCGGAATCGGGGCATTGTGGAACGGAAGGATGTTGAATTGATTGGGAAACGTTGA
- the thiE gene encoding thiamine phosphate synthase, which yields MGSVNAEKPLSVLEDALKGGITCFQLREKGARALVGMEKKAFAESCQRLCAQYGVPFIVNDDVDLAVEIDADGVHVGQDDVEARFVRKRIGTEKIVGVSVHTVGEATKAIADGADYVGMGPVYRTITKADAKPVAGTAMIAEIAAVYPDLPIVGIGGITAENAEPIFRAGASGISVISAIASSTDPELAASRLAEVSLKWSRERGVLR from the coding sequence ATGGGCTCTGTAAATGCCGAGAAGCCGCTATCTGTTTTGGAAGATGCCTTAAAAGGAGGGATCACTTGCTTCCAGCTGAGAGAGAAGGGGGCGCGTGCACTCGTCGGGATGGAAAAGAAAGCATTTGCAGAGAGCTGTCAACGATTGTGTGCGCAATATGGAGTGCCGTTCATCGTTAATGATGATGTGGATCTTGCTGTTGAGATTGACGCGGACGGCGTCCATGTCGGCCAGGACGATGTTGAGGCGCGATTCGTCCGAAAAAGAATTGGAACTGAAAAGATCGTGGGCGTTTCCGTTCATACAGTAGGTGAAGCGACTAAGGCAATTGCGGATGGGGCGGATTATGTTGGCATGGGGCCAGTCTATCGGACGATAACGAAAGCTGATGCGAAACCGGTTGCGGGTACAGCGATGATTGCAGAAATCGCGGCGGTGTATCCTGACTTGCCGATTGTTGGAATCGGAGGCATTACAGCGGAGAATGCCGAGCCCATCTTCCGTGCAGGGGCAAGCGGAATATCCGTCATTTCAGCGATTGCTTCATCTACTGATCCTGAATTGGCGGCGAGTCGGTTGGCGGAAGTGTCATTGAAATGGAGCCGTGAAAGGGGTGTGCTGCGATGA
- the thiW gene encoding energy coupling factor transporter S component ThiW, with product MSTRKLVLMTVFTAIAVAGSAFVSFPAGIARAYPIQHAVNVIAAILLGPVPAVIIAFLTGLVRILTGTGSLLAFPGGMIGAALAGLLYKQSGKAWLAALGEIIGTGVIASLFAVPYAAVLMGTTVTAFFFMPPFLVSSVSGAVIGVIVAVRLQAVPMGKRIQSY from the coding sequence ATGAGTACTCGAAAGCTGGTTTTAATGACTGTGTTTACCGCGATTGCGGTGGCGGGATCCGCGTTCGTCTCGTTTCCTGCGGGGATAGCCCGCGCATATCCGATCCAGCACGCGGTCAATGTAATCGCGGCGATTCTGCTTGGGCCGGTTCCTGCTGTCATCATTGCATTCTTGACCGGCTTAGTACGCATCTTGACAGGCACCGGGTCATTGCTCGCTTTTCCGGGAGGGATGATCGGCGCCGCGCTTGCCGGGCTGCTCTATAAGCAGTCGGGGAAGGCGTGGTTGGCTGCGCTTGGGGAAATCATCGGGACGGGAGTGATTGCATCCCTCTTCGCGGTACCATATGCGGCCGTCCTGATGGGAACAACCGTAACCGCCTTCTTCTTCATGCCGCCTTTCCTCGTATCCAGCGTAAGCGGGGCAGTCATAGGGGTCATCGTGGCGGTACGGTTGCAAGCCGTGCCAATGGGGAAGAGGATACAGAGTTATTAG
- a CDS encoding HAAS signaling domain-containing protein gives MKLIEAYIYEVTRRLPEKLREDIALELRSTIEDMLPEHFSEDEVKEALSKLGDPAHLAASYRDTPMHVIGPKVYDAYLWTMKMIVPWAILITILVHVVETIVLFSGEESILSVVIKSIGIIIANIIHVLIQTFFWVTIVFIFIERIGLAKSNGSITTYGSEWTPEQLKYVHVISKKKVIPRSEIIFGLVWTAIWVVLYFNADRLAGVYRSSDGDGLQMVMPALNQSVLMSYLPIVLPFALLEIGLALFKWKERQWTMKLVAINAVSKVVSLTVFIVIASNPALINEAMIPYLANVLEINSSSVQNFIDWAVWTIIATIIVTVAIEIYDSYRKAKA, from the coding sequence ATGAAGCTGATTGAAGCCTATATATATGAAGTAACGCGAAGACTGCCGGAGAAATTACGGGAAGATATTGCCCTGGAACTCAGATCGACGATTGAGGATATGCTGCCCGAGCATTTTTCAGAGGATGAAGTAAAGGAAGCCCTTTCGAAACTGGGCGATCCCGCTCACCTCGCCGCAAGCTACCGCGACACACCGATGCATGTAATCGGCCCGAAAGTATATGATGCTTATCTATGGACAATGAAAATGATTGTCCCATGGGCAATTTTAATTACCATTTTAGTTCATGTCGTTGAAACGATTGTCCTCTTTTCTGGAGAAGAAAGTATACTCTCTGTTGTAATAAAAAGCATTGGAATCATCATCGCAAATATTATACATGTGCTTATCCAGACGTTCTTCTGGGTGACCATCGTATTTATTTTCATTGAAAGAATCGGTTTGGCAAAAAGCAATGGTTCCATCACAACATATGGGTCGGAGTGGACTCCCGAACAATTGAAATATGTTCATGTCATTTCGAAGAAAAAGGTGATTCCAAGGAGTGAGATCATTTTTGGACTTGTCTGGACCGCGATTTGGGTCGTTCTTTATTTTAATGCGGACCGACTTGCAGGCGTCTATCGATCAAGTGATGGCGACGGGTTGCAAATGGTAATGCCAGCTTTGAATCAATCGGTATTGATGTCGTATTTGCCGATTGTTTTACCATTTGCTTTGCTCGAAATTGGATTGGCGCTCTTCAAATGGAAAGAACGACAATGGACAATGAAGCTCGTAGCGATAAATGCTGTCAGTAAAGTAGTCAGCTTGACCGTCTTCATCGTCATTGCCAGCAACCCTGCCCTCATCAATGAGGCGATGATTCCATACTTGGCAAATGTACTAGAAATCAATTCGTCCTCCGTCCAGAATTTCATCGATTGGGCGGTGTGGACGATCATCGCAACCATCATCGTAACCGTAGCCATCGAAATCTACGACAGTTACCGAAAAGCAAAAGCATAA
- a CDS encoding PadR family transcriptional regulator gives MEPLMESFTTELRRGTLTLAVLSQLRTPQYGYSLVQRLEKAGVAIEQSTLYPLLRRLEKQALLTSSWDTTESRPRKYYVISEYGSDIYEQLKKEWETMTAELKTLLEGDENDEAD, from the coding sequence ATGGAGCCATTGATGGAATCATTCACGACAGAATTACGGAGAGGAACGTTGACTCTTGCTGTATTGAGTCAGTTGCGGACGCCTCAATATGGATATTCATTAGTCCAGCGTCTTGAAAAGGCAGGCGTAGCCATAGAGCAAAGCACGTTATACCCGCTGCTTCGCCGATTAGAGAAACAGGCACTCTTAACGAGTAGTTGGGATACAACGGAAAGCAGACCCCGGAAGTATTACGTAATTAGTGAGTACGGCAGTGATATTTATGAGCAATTGAAAAAGGAATGGGAAACGATGACAGCGGAACTGAAAACATTATTGGAAGGAGATGAGAATGATGAAGCTGATTGA
- the ahpC gene encoding alkyl hydroperoxide reductase subunit C: protein MSLIGKEILPFRAQAYHSGTGEFIEVTDDNLKGKWSIVCFYPADFTFVCPTELGDLQDQYATLKELGAEVYSVSTDTHFTHKAWHDHSETISKLEYIMIGDPSQTISRNFDVLDEESGLADRGTFIIDPDGVVQTVEINAGGIGRDASTLVDKIKAAQYVRNNPGEVCPAKWKEGEETLKPSLDLVGKI, encoded by the coding sequence ATGTCACTTATCGGAAAAGAAATACTACCATTCAGAGCGCAAGCTTACCATAGCGGTACAGGTGAATTCATCGAGGTAACTGATGACAACCTAAAAGGGAAATGGAGCATCGTTTGCTTCTACCCAGCAGACTTCACATTCGTTTGCCCGACTGAGCTTGGAGATCTTCAAGACCAATATGCAACTCTAAAAGAGCTAGGTGCTGAAGTTTATTCCGTTTCTACGGACACGCACTTCACGCATAAAGCTTGGCACGACCACTCTGAGACAATCAGCAAGCTTGAATATATTATGATTGGTGACCCTTCACAAACGATTTCCCGCAACTTCGATGTATTGGACGAGGAGTCCGGCCTAGCGGATCGCGGTACGTTCATCATCGATCCAGACGGCGTTGTTCAAACAGTTGAAATCAATGCTGGCGGAATTGGTCGCGATGCGAGCACGCTTGTCGACAAAATCAAAGCTGCACAATATGTGCGCAACAATCCAGGCGAAGTTTGCCCTGCAAAATGGAAAGAGGGCGAAGAAACACTTAAGCCTAGCCTTGACCTTGTAGGCAAGATTTAA